The stretch of DNA AAAACCGCGGAATCCAAGCGAAAGCTTCTGATTTCTATCGGTTTTCCTCTAAATCAGCTATAATTTTGGTCTTACAGCAGTTCGCTGCTGTTTTAAGTTGTTACCGACTGATGTTGCGATCAACGTAAGTCGGCCTGTTCTGAATTTCGAGAATATGGGCTTTGAAGCCCATTTTTTTTTGCCGTTTTGGGTTGAAGGGTATTCGTGAAGGATCAGCGGATTATTTCTGCAGAGGTAGAAAACTTAGGGTACACGCTAGTTGATATTGAGCGTGAAGCCGGAGGTTTACTGCGCGTCACGATTGAAAACCCAGATTACGAGCGCTTGATTAATGTCCAGGATTGCGAAAAGGTAAGTCATCAACTGAGCTACACCTTGCCAGTTGAAAACATTCCCTTTGAGCGTCTAGAGATTTCTTCTCCTGGTCTAGATCGCCCTGTTAAATCAGCGGCTGATTACGAGCGCTTCTCCGGAATGGAAGTGGACTTGAAATTGCGGGTTGCCGCTGGCGATCGCAAGAAGTTTCGTGGTGTGTTGCAAGGTTTGCTGAGTGGTGAGTTGGATTCACCTGATGCGAAATTTGGTTTGTTGTTTGAAGGCGCCGATGGCGCTGAGTCTCAATTGGAGTTTTCTTTAGCCGAGGTCGATAAGACTCGGTTGGTCCCTGTTATTGATTTCAAAGGAAG from Polynucleobacter duraquae encodes:
- the rimP gene encoding ribosome maturation factor RimP → MKDQRIISAEVENLGYTLVDIEREAGGLLRVTIENPDYERLINVQDCEKVSHQLSYTLPVENIPFERLEISSPGLDRPVKSAADYERFSGMEVDLKLRVAAGDRKKFRGVLQGLLSGELDSPDAKFGLLFEGADGAESQLEFSLAEVDKTRLVPVIDFKGRKS